In a genomic window of Vigna angularis cultivar LongXiaoDou No.4 chromosome 6, ASM1680809v1, whole genome shotgun sequence:
- the LOC108344687 gene encoding calmodulin-like protein 11 yields the protein MKEALREEQIGEFLEAFCLFDKDGDGRINIEELGTAIRSLDENPTLEELQIMMSEVDTDGNGTIEFGEFLNLMARKMKESEAEEELKEAFRVFDKDQDGYISASELRSVMRTIGEKVTDEEVAQMVKEADLDGDGLVDYEEFVRMMLAA from the exons ATGAAGGAGGCCTTGAGGGAAGAACAGATTGGAGAGTTTTTGGAAGCCTTTTGTCTCTTTGACAAAGATGGAGATG GCAGAATAAACATCGAAGAATTAGGCACTGCGATTCGCTCACTAGATGAAAATCCAACGCTGGAGGAGTTGCAAATCATGATGAGTGAAGTGGATACAGACGGCAACGGAACCATAGAATTCGGGGAATTCTTGAATCTCATGGCCAGAAAAATGAAG GAAAGTGAAGCAGAAGAGGAACTGAAGGAAGCATTCAGAGTGTTTGACAAAGATCAAGACGGTTATATATCGGCGAGTGAG TTGAGGTCTGTAATGAGGACCATTGGAGAGAAGGTGACAGACGAAGAAGTGGCACAGATGGTGAAAGAGGCTGATTTAGATGGTGACGGTCTCGTTGATTATGAGGAGTTTGTGAGAATGATGTTGGCTGCATAA